Below is a genomic region from Streptomyces ferrugineus.
AGGATCCGTTCCCTGCTGCTCACTTGGCGCCGTCCCTTCCACCGTGCGTGCGCTGCCACCAGTCCCGGAACGGCTCCGCCGGCAGGGCCGGCAGATCCCGGGTCCCGCTCCACGCCCTGCCCGGCCCCGGCAGGGAGCGCGGATGCAGCCGGCGGGTGCGCGAGGCGAGCCGCTGGCCGGTGCGCAGCGCGCCCGGGCGGCTGAACGCCCAGCGCGCCGCCCGCATCGCGGCCCGCTCGGCGGCATGCCCCTTCGCGGGTTTGAGCACCACCTTGTTGCCCTGAGCCGTCACCTCGCCGCCCTCAACGACCCGCTCCCGCAGATGCACCAGCACCTCGGGGATGTCGATGGCGACCGGGCACACCTCGTAACAGGCGCCGCACAGCGACGAGGCGTACGGCAAAGACGCGTCGATCTCGCTGGTCACGCCCCTCAGCTGAGGGCTCAGGATGGCGCCGATCGGGCCGGGGTAGACCGAGCCGTAGGCGTGTCCGCCGGCCCGCTCGTACACCGGGCACACGTTCAGGCACGCCGAGCAGCGGATGCAGCGCAGGGCCTGGCGGCCGACCTCGTCGGCGAGGGTGTCGGTGCGGCCGTTGTCCAGCAGCACCAGGTGGAAGGTGCGCGGCCCGTCGTCGTCCGTGGTGCCGGTCCACGTGGACGTGTACGGGTTCATGCGCTCGGCGGTCGAGGAGCGGGGCAGGGTCTGCAGGAACACCTCCAGGTCCCGCCAGGTGGGCACGATCTTCTCGATGCCGACGACCGAGATCAGCGTCTCGGGCAGGGTCAGGCACATCCGCCCGTTGCCCTCGGACTCCACGACGACCAGGGTGCCGGTCTCGGCGACCATGAAGTTGGCGCCGGAGACGCCGACCTTGGCGCGCAGGAACTTCTCGCGCAGGTGCAGGCGTGCCGCCTCCGCCAGTTCGGCGGGCGTGTCGGTCAGGCCCTCGGGCGCCGGCCGGCCCCACTCTCCCATCTCGTGGGTGAAGATGTCCCGGATCTCGCCCCGGTTGCGGTGGATGGCCGGGACGAGGATGTGCGAGGGCCGGTCCTTGCCCAACTGCACGATCAGCTCGGCGAGATCGGTCTCGTAGGCGCGGATGCCCTCCGCCTCCAGTGCCTCGTTCAGCCCGATCTCCTGCGTGGCCATCGACTTGACCTTGACGACCTCCGACTCGCCGGTCGCCTTCACCAGGTCCGTCACGATCCGGTTGGCCTCGTCGGCGTCGGCGGCCCAGTGGACGGTGCCGCCCGCCGCCGTGACCGACTCCTCCAACCGCACCAGATACCGGTCGAGATGACGCAGCGTATGGTCCTTGATCCGCTTGCCCGCCTCGCGCAGCTCCGCCCAGTCGGACACCTCGGCGACCGCCTTGGCCCGCTTGGCGCGGATCGTGTGCGTGGCGTGCCGCAGATTGCCGCGCAGAGTCGAGTCGTGCACGGCCCCGTGCGCGGCCTTCGGAAAGGCCGGCATCCCGAGATACGTCCCACTCATGCCGCCGGCTCCTCCTCCGTGCTGGCCAGAATCTCCGCGATGTGCACCGGCCGCATCCCGGTCCGCAGCCGCGCCATGGTCCCGCCGATGTGCATCAGACAGGAGTTGTCCGCCGCGCACAGCACCTCGGCGCCGGTCGACTCGGCGTTGTGCACCTTGTCCGCGCCCATCGCCGCCGAGACATCGGAGTTCTTCAGCGCGAAGGTGCCACCGAACCCACAGCACTCCTCGGCCCCCGGCAACTCCACCAACTCCAGCCCCTTGACCGCCTTCAGCAGCCGCCGAGGCCGCTCGCCGAGCCCCAGCCCGCGCAGCCCGTGACAGGTCGGGTGGTACGTCACCTTGTGCGGGTAGTAGGCCCCGACATCCGTCACCCCCAGCACATCCACCAGGAACTCCGTCAGCTCGTACGTCTTCGGCACCACGGGCGCCAGCGTCGCCGCGAGGGCGTCCCCGCGCCCCTCCGCCCGCGCCCGCTCACCCATGCGCGGATACAGCTCCCGCACCATCGCCCCGCACGATCCGGACGGGGTGACGATCGCCTCGTACTCCCCGAAGACATCGGAGAAATGCCGGGCCAGCGGCTCGGCCTCATGGCGGTATCCGGTGTTGTAGTGCGCCTGTCCGCAACAAGTCTGGGCCATCGGGAAGTCGACCTCGACGCCCAGCCTGGTCAGCAGTTTCACCACGGCGCGCCCGGTGTCCGGATAGAGCGTGTCGTTGACGCAGGTCAGGAACAGGGCGACACGCATCGCGGCTCCTTGTGATCGATCATCGGATGAGTGCAGGGTAATGCGGGCGCGCGGCCCGGGGGAGACCCCGCTCACCCCCGGGCGAGCCGGGCCTCCGCCTCGCTCCAGCGCGCCGCGTCCCCGCGCGGCTCGTACCGCGTCAACGGCTGCGTACGGGTGAGCAGTCGCCGCCCGTCGGCGAGGTCGCCGACCAGGTCGTGGGCCCGCGCCTGGACGAGGACGTTCCCGAGCGCGGCGGCCTCGGCCGGACCGGCCACCACCGGCAGCCCGCAGGCGTCGGCGGTGAGCTGGCACAACAGGGCGTTGCGGGTGCCGCCCCCGACGACGTGCACGACGTCCACCGGATGACCGGCCAGCCGCTGCGCGTCCTGGACGGCCCGGCGGTGGGCGAGGGCGAGCGAGTCGAGGATGCAGCGGGTGATCTCGGCGGGCGAGACGGGCACCGGCTGCCCCGAGGCGCGGCACGCCTCGGCGATCCGCTCCGGCATCCGCCCGGGCGCCAGGAACGCCGCGTCCCCCGCGTCCACGACCGACCGCAGCGCCGGCGCCTTGGCGGCGTCCAGTAGCAGCGCACCCAGGTCCGGGTCGCCCCAGGCCCGTACGCACTCCTGGAGCAGCCACAGCCCCATGATGTTCCGCAGATACCGGACCGTGCCGTCAAGACCCAGCTCATTGGTGAAGTTGGCGGCCCGGCTCTCCTCGGTGAGCACGGGCGCGTCCAGCTCCAGCCCCGCCAGCGACCAGGTCCCGGTGCAGATGTACGCGAACCGCTCGCCGTCGGCCGGTACGGCGGCCACGGCGGAGGCGGTGTCGTGCGACCCGACGGCCGTCACCGGCACCGGGCCGGTGAGCC
It encodes:
- a CDS encoding LutB/LldF family L-lactate oxidation iron-sulfur protein, coding for MSGTYLGMPAFPKAAHGAVHDSTLRGNLRHATHTIRAKRAKAVAEVSDWAELREAGKRIKDHTLRHLDRYLVRLEESVTAAGGTVHWAADADEANRIVTDLVKATGESEVVKVKSMATQEIGLNEALEAEGIRAYETDLAELIVQLGKDRPSHILVPAIHRNRGEIRDIFTHEMGEWGRPAPEGLTDTPAELAEAARLHLREKFLRAKVGVSGANFMVAETGTLVVVESEGNGRMCLTLPETLISVVGIEKIVPTWRDLEVFLQTLPRSSTAERMNPYTSTWTGTTDDDGPRTFHLVLLDNGRTDTLADEVGRQALRCIRCSACLNVCPVYERAGGHAYGSVYPGPIGAILSPQLRGVTSEIDASLPYASSLCGACYEVCPVAIDIPEVLVHLRERVVEGGEVTAQGNKVVLKPAKGHAAERAAMRAARWAFSRPGALRTGQRLASRTRRLHPRSLPGPGRAWSGTRDLPALPAEPFRDWWQRTHGGRDGAK
- a CDS encoding (Fe-S)-binding protein, whose product is MRVALFLTCVNDTLYPDTGRAVVKLLTRLGVEVDFPMAQTCCGQAHYNTGYRHEAEPLARHFSDVFGEYEAIVTPSGSCGAMVRELYPRMGERARAEGRGDALAATLAPVVPKTYELTEFLVDVLGVTDVGAYYPHKVTYHPTCHGLRGLGLGERPRRLLKAVKGLELVELPGAEECCGFGGTFALKNSDVSAAMGADKVHNAESTGAEVLCAADNSCLMHIGGTMARLRTGMRPVHIAEILASTEEEPAA
- a CDS encoding rhamnulokinase, whose protein sequence is MSAAVKSYAAVDLGASSGRVMVGRVGPDSLELTEAHRFVNRPVRVPEGLRWDVLGLYAGVLDGLRTAGQVDSVGIDSWAVDYGLLDADGALLGNPVHYRDSRTEGVAEKVWATVPTRELYAATGLQYAPFNTLYQLTAAHASAQLSHAERLLLIPDLLTYWLTGEQGTELTNASTTQLIDPRTRDWSYDVASRLSIDLDLFAPLRQPGDPAGLLREAVLEETGLTGPVPVTAVGSHDTASAVAAVPADGERFAYICTGTWSLAGLELDAPVLTEESRAANFTNELGLDGTVRYLRNIMGLWLLQECVRAWGDPDLGALLLDAAKAPALRSVVDAGDAAFLAPGRMPERIAEACRASGQPVPVSPAEITRCILDSLALAHRRAVQDAQRLAGHPVDVVHVVGGGTRNALLCQLTADACGLPVVAGPAEAAALGNVLVQARAHDLVGDLADGRRLLTRTQPLTRYEPRGDAARWSEAEARLARG